GCGATTGTGGGACCGTTTCGCTTGGTGGGCAGTTATCACCCCTCTCAACAAAACACGTTCACTGGCAAACTCACTGAGGCGATGCAAGACGCGGTCTGGGATCGGGTCAAATTGTTATCGTCGGCGAGTTTCGCTTGACAGCCGCCGTTCGGGTGGCTATTTCCCCGCCTCGGCTCGAAACTCGCATTCCGACCGAAACGGTAGCCATCCGTTTTGTCGTGGACTTGCGCGAGCCAGGGAGGGGACTTGATGACTCACGCATGGATGCGTCCCTGGCGTCGGCTCACGATTTGGTCGTTGAGCCTCGCCCTGGGAACGGTCACGATGACCGGTTGCAGTTCGTCGAAACAACATAAGCAGACTCCAATTGCTCCGCCGTTGGCGAACCGCTCCACGCTGGGCACCTCGCCCAATGCCATCGGGACGGGGGGATCGTCGACGCTGGCGAAGGCCAGTAGCAAATCGCCGGCTCCGGGGTTTGCTTCGACCAAAATGCTCGAAGGTCAGGCGATGGGCCAAGATCGCTTTGCCAAATCGCCGTCGGCGTCGCTGGATCCGGTGCCGGGAATGAATTCCAGCATGAGCAGTAGTTCGGCCAACTCCGCGCCGTTGGGAGTGACTGCCACGGGTGGCTTTGCGCCGATGCCGAATGCGACCAGCGCAAATGCCAACTCCGGGCTGGTGATTCCGAGTGCCAATGCCTCGACGCTGGGGAGTGCGCCCACGCCCCGAGATGCGGCCGCGGCGTTGACACCGTCGAACACGATGAACAATCCCGCGGCATCGCTGGCGAGCAATGCGACGAAATCGCCGGGCGGTGTGGTGGCGACACCGGCTGTCCGCACGGGGCCGCCGCTCGATCCGACGCCGATTGGAACGGAGATTCCGAAGAATATCATTCAACCGATTGGAGCCAGTTCGGCGAATGTTGGGGCTTCTGCTCCGCCGCCGCCCGCGCCGCCGCCATCGCCGATTGGAAATCCGCCGATGGTGAATTTCGATTCGTCGCTGCAACTGCCGCCGCTCGATCCGGCCTCGCCCACTGCGCCGAATCGTCCGAGTAGCTCGACGGTGAACGCGGCACCGAGTCCGCCGGGATTGGTGATGCCGTCGCTTCCGCCGTTGTCGCAACCCAGCAATCCGGTGTTGACGCTGCCGGATGACCCGACTCCGGGTGGCCCGTCGCCGACGAATGCCTCGCGGAATGCGCTGCCTCCGCCGCTGATGCCGACGAATCTGCCGCCGCCGCTGAAATAATCGGATGTCGAATCATCGGGGTTTCTGGGGCATGTCGCTGCCGACGTGGATCCAGTGCCCCGATTGCACGTCTCGCTCTCGCGGTTCGATTCCGCTGGATTGAATCATTCGCATCACTCGTCCAATATTGGGGCGAGTTGTTTGCATTTGGGAACTCTTTTTCCGGTACAATCCTCCAAACCCGCATTGTCGGGCGGGAAGCCCCCACACGGCGCGTCGAAACGGCGTGACGATTCAGAACTTTGGCGATGCGAAGCCCCAATCGAGCGACTGCCGCGTGCGGATGCGGCGGGGATCGGCTCGTGGATTTGGCATGGGAACATCGGATATGCAGAATTCAGTCGGTTGGACGATGGCCTTGGCGATGATGCTGGGGGGATTTGGGATGGCGTTGGGGCAACCGACGGCGGCGAATCCGTCGGGGGGATCGGACGCGCGAACAGATGGGCGGCCAGTCGTTCGGATCGTTTACTTTGTGCCCACCGATCGCAAGCCCGAACCCGATTATCAAGCCCGAATCGATCGGATGATGACCCATGTGCAGGCATTCTACCGCAACGGCATGAATCAGAACGGCTACGGGCAACGCACCTTTGAACTGGACCGCGACGCGAAGGGGGCATTGCGGATTCATTCCGTGCAGGCCAAAGGACCGATGCGGAATTATGGCCGCAATGATGCATCTAAGGTGCGTGCGGAAGTGAAGGATGCGCTCGCCAAACAGGGGGTAAATATCGATCAAGAAACCATCGTCATCTTCCAACTGTTGCTCGAATGGAATGGCAAGAAGGCAACCGAAATCGGGCCGTTTGTCGGTGGCGGTGGTCCGCGGAGTGGAACGGCGTGGGTGTACGACGATGTTCGACTCGATCCCCGATTCCTGAGTTCCAAGCAACCCGGCGGATATTACCAGGGCTATTGCACGCTGGGGAAATTCAATACCGAATACATCGGCGGATTGGCCCACGAGTTGGGACACGCTCTGGGATTGCCACACGATCGTCAGCAAGATCGCGATGGCGCACGATTCGGGGCGTCGCTGATGGGCAGCGGCAATCATGCCTATGGCGAGAATCTCCGTGGCGAGGGCAAAGGCGCGTTCCTCTCCCCGGCGTCTGCGCTGCCGTTGTCGCGGCATCCGCTGTTTACCGGCAAGCCAATGCCCGCCAAGCCGATCACCGGGCGGATTACCGATCTGGTTGCGATTTGGGACGGGCTGCAATATGTGCTTTCCGGCAAGATCGAAGGGGGAGCGCCGAGTGTCGGGTTGGTCGCGTTCAACGACCCGATTCTGCCCAAGGGGGATTACGATGCCGTCGGTTGGATTGGCACGGTGAATGCAGATGGCACGTTCCGCGTGGCGGTGGGCGAACTCAAACCCAATGACTACGAATTGCGATTGGAATTCTTCAGCGAAAGCGGCGATTCCAAGGCATTCGCATTCCGCTATTCGATTGCCAAATCCGGCAAGCCCGATTTGCGACCGTTTGAGGATACCATCGCCTTCCAACGAGCGAACGCTGCATTTCTGGCGCGGGATGCCAAACAATTGTCCGAAATGGTGACGGGATTGAAGCAGAAATATCCAGCCAATGATCCGGTGATCCAAAAGGCGGAGCATCTGCAACGGCTGCTGAAGCCATCCGCACCCGTGCCATTGGATCGGATTCCGAATACGGCCAAACAAACGGCCGTGGCGGATCTCCAATTCGAATCCGCACGGGTGGGATACGGCAATGCCGCACGAAATCAGGTGATTCGCGCCGGCGATTCGCCCATCACCCTCGAAGTGGGCGGAAAATTCTTCGATTCCGGATTGTTCGCACATGCTCCGGCACAACATCAATTGCGGCTGAATGGCACGTGGACGCGATTCACTACGCAATACGGCCTGCAAGATGGGCACGATGGATCGGTGGTCTTTGTGATCAAAGGCGATGGGCGAGAATTGTTCCGCTCCATGGCTGTGCGGGACCATGTCGTCCGGGAAATCAGCGTCGATCTTTCCAATGTTAAGCGGTTGGAATTGATTGTCGAAGATGCCGGGGATGGTGCCGGTTCGGATTGGGGCGTGTGGCTGAATCCGCAACTGCAGCGATGATCGTGTCAACCGACCGCCACGATTCGAGAAATCGCTCGGGAATCGTGGCGGTTTCCATTCTGCGGAATTTCGCGCTTGACCTGGGGGTGAGAATCGATCACGATTGCGATATTCTCACCCGCTTGCTGCCTGCCCTGCCGCCAGATTAGGAAGCTGCCATGTTCCGATTTGTGCTGGGATTGTTGCTGATTTGCAGCGCCGCTGTGCGTGCGGAAACTCCCGCTGCGGCACCCGTTCCATCGGCTGCGTTGCCGACCACGCCACCTACAAAATTGCAGGTGTTTCCTGCCGAAATCACACTCGATGGCCCACGAGCCGAGCAACGCTTGATTGTCCTGGGCGAATTCGCCAACGGAGTCAAGCGCGATCTCAGCGAAGTCGTCTCGGTGCGGCTGGCGAACCCCGCGCTGGCGGAATTCCGCGATGGTACGCTGCTGCCCAAGCAAGACGGCCAGACGACTGTGACGATTCAATTCGGCGGAATCTCGCAAACGCTGCCGATGACGGTGGTGCGATCGCAGGCGGATCTGCCGGTCGATTTCATCCGCGAGATTGAACCGATTCTCACGAAATCTGGCTGCAATGGCGGTGGCTGTCACGGGGCCGCGCTGGGGCGTGGCGGCTTTCGGCTGAGTCTGTTCGGGTTCGATCCCGCGTTCGATCATGCCCAGATTGTGCAATCGGCAGAAGGTCGGCGGATTGTGCTCGAAGATGCGGAACGCAGCATTCTGTTGGCCAAGCCCGCACTGCAAATGGAACATGGCGGCGGCGAGAAACTCAAACTCAACGGCCGGGACTACGTCCGACTGCGGCAATGGCTGGAAGATGGTGCCCCGGAACCAATCGCACTGCCTGCCAAGGAAAAAGGCAAACCCGCCGAGGAACTCACGGTCAAAGAACTGCTGCCATTCCCGGCATCGCGGGTGATGGTGCCCGGCGAGACGCAACAGCTTGCCATCACGGCCGTTTGGAACGATGGCCGCCGCGAAGATGTCACCGCGGTGGCCCAATTCGATGCCTTGAACGAATCCGTGGCCGCTGTCACCTCCATGGGACGCATCACCGCCAAATCGACGGGCGAATCGGCGGTGATGGTGCGCTTCGGTGGCCAAGCGGCGATTGTGACTGTGTCGCTGCCGTTCGCCCGACTCCGCGAATATCCGCAATTGCCACGCAATAATTTCGTCGATGATCGACTCATCGCCAAATGGCGCGATCTGGGATTAACCCCCTCGCCGTTGGCCAATGATGAGACATTTCTGCGACGGATGTATCTGGATGTCCTGGGCCGATTGCCGACACCTGAAGAAATCCGCGCGTTCCTGGCCGATTCCTCGCCCGAGAAGCGCGCCAAGGCGATCGATGCCGCACTCGACAAGCCGGAATTTGTCGATTTCTGGTCGTTGAAATGGGGCGATCTGCTGCGGATCAACCGCGATGCGCTGACCGAAAAGGGGATGTGGAGCTTCCATAATTGGGTGCGTTCGCAAATGCGCGACGGCGTGACCGTGGATGCCTTCGTCCGCGACATTATCACCGCCGAGGGAAGCACCTACACCGATGGGCCAGCGAATTTCTACCGCACGGGTCGCAATCCCGAAGAATGGGCGGAATCGGTGGCCCAAGTGTTCATGGGCGTGCGGATGCAATGTGCCAAGTGCCATCATCATCCGTTCGAGAAATGGAGCCAGGATGACTATTACGGGCTGACGGCGTTCTTTGCGCGGCTCAGCACGAAAAATAGCACGGAGTTCGGCATTTTTGGCCGGGAATCGGTCATTTTCATTCGGGATTTCGGCGAAGTCTCGCATCCGCGGAAAAAGGGCTTTGTTGCGCCGCGGCCGCTGGATGGGCCGGCGATGGATGATGACCTCGATCGCCGCCGCAAACTCGCCGACTGGCTCACCACGCCGGAGAATCCGTTTTTCGCTCGAAATCTGGTGAATCGCTTCTGGGGCTATTTGATGGGTCGCGGGCTGGTGGAACCGCTGGACGATATGCGGCAGACGAACCCGGCGTGCAATCCCGAACTGCTCGATGCGCTGGCGGCGGATTTCGCCCGCAGTGGCTACCAACTCAAGCATATTCTGCGGACGATTCTCAACTCGCGGGCCTATCAGTTGGATTCGCACACCACGCCGGGCAACGCCGCCGATGCGCTCAACACGCATTTCGCGCGGGCGCATGTCAAGCGGCTCACGGCGGAGCAATTGGCCGATGCGCTCGATTTCGCCACTGGCACGCAGGAAAAATACACCGGATTGCCGCTGGGCACCAAAGCCGTGCAACTGCCGGATTCCCGCGTGCAATCGTACATCATGGATGTGTTCGGTCGCCCGGCACGGCAAGTGGTTTGCGAATGCGAACGAACCACGCAGCCGAACATCGCCCAGGCGCTGCATCTGATGAATGGCGACTTTTTGAATAACAAAATCGCGCGTTCCACGGGGCGGGTGGAGTCGCTGGCCAAGGCGCGGATTCCGGCCCCGCTGGCGATTCAGGAATTGTATCTGGTCACGCTGTCTCGCCTGCCGCGACCGGATGAAGTCGCCAAAGCGCAAGGCTGGATTGCGAATGCGCCCACGCCGCGCGAAGGGCTGCAAGATTTGCTGTGGGCGTTGCTGAATTCCAAGGAATTTCTGTTCAATCATTGATCGCATTCGGATCATTCGGGAGACAAACACCATGCGCATCTGGGGAAGCTGGTTGCTGGCGCTGGCGGTGGTCGCTCCGGGATTCGGAGCGGAGCCGACGTATTGGGGCGAGATTCGGCCGTTGCTACGCAAGCACTGCACGGTCTGCCATTCGGAACGCCACCGCGACGATTTCGATGTGTCGGCGGGGTTGGTGCTGGATACCCCGGAAGCGATTCGGGCCGGGGGACAATCGGGCAAGGTGCCGGTGGTCACGCCCGGCAAAGGGGCCAGTAGCCTGCTGGTGACGATTCTGCGAGAGAAGAATCCGAAGCGTCGCATGCCGTTGGATGCGGACCCGCTTTCGGATGCGGATGCCGATTTGCTGCGTCGCTGGATTGATGCAGGGCTGCCGTTGGGGACGCCGCCGGCTGTCACCGCAATGGCCACTCCCGGCACCACTCCTCGACGACTCCGCAAGCGAGATGTCACCTTCACCACCAAAATGCCGGTGCCGAAGAAACTCGCTCCCACTCCGGCAATGCTGGCGATGAAGCTGCCGATTGGCCCGCTGGCTCCGGTGACGGCGGTGAATTTCAGCATCGACGGCAAACGGCTCGCGGTCGGAAGTTATGGCCGCGTCGTCATTTGGGATACCACCACTGGCCAGCCGATTCAGACGCTCACCAATCTGCTGGGGGCGGTGAATGATCTGCGATTTTCGCCGGATGGAACGCTGCTGGCGATTGCCGGCGGGCAGCCATCGGCACGCGGCGAGATTCGACTGGTCAGTACCGCCGATTGGAAGCCCAAGGGGACGCTCGGCGGGCATCTGGATACCGTCGCAGCGGTCGCATTCCATCCCAAGGGAGCGCAGTTGGCATCGGTGTCGTTCGATCGCACGGTGCGGCTGTGGGATCTCGCTACCATGCAGGTGCAGCGGGTGATGAAGGATCATTCCGATTCCGTGCATGCCGTCGCGTATGATCCGCAGGGAACCGTGCTGGTGACGGCGAGCAAAGACCGCACCTTGCGATTGTGGGATCTGACGACTGGCAAATCGAAGCTGACCCTGAGCGGCATGGAGCAGGATGTGCTGGCGGTGACGGTCAGCGGCGATGGGCAGCGGATCTTCTCCTCGGGCATGGAACCGCAGATGCACGTGTGGAATGCCCAAACGGGGGAGCGCATTGGCAAGGTGGCCGGACACAGTATTTCGGTGGATGAAATTGCTCGGTCGGCGACTGCGGAGGTGATCGCCTCGGTAGGGGCGGATCAAACCTTGCGGCTGTGGAATCCCAAGACCGGGGCCGCGACCAAATCGATTCCGCTGGAGAGCCGTGCCTATGCGGTCGGGGTTTCACCTGATGGAACGCTGGCGGCGGTGGGCGGGGTGGATGGCACGGTGCGGCTGGTGAAATTGGCGGAGAGTCGCGTGTTGCTGACGCTGGTGATGGTTCCGGCGGCCGAAAAGTTGGGCTGGTTGAGCTGGACGCCGGAAGGGTATATCGCCGCTGATGAGCCCGTGTGGGGGCAGGTGACGTGGCTGGCCGGCAGTACGGCGGTGGCGGGGGAGTCGCTGGGCTATTTGCGCTCGCCCGAGCGGCTTCGCGATGCCTGGCAGGGCAAGCCCGTCAAGGCTCCGTGATTGGCGACAAAATCGGCACAAGCCGTTCGGTATTCCCAGATTGCCCGGTTTGTCCTAAGATTGCCCCCGCGCCATGTGTCACGAGTCAGATGGCTCGTGCGATGAACTGAATTCCGACGACAAAGTGAGCAAGCGATGATGCGATTGATGATGGGGCTGGCCTGCCTGGGGTTGATGACGCTCATCTCCACCACCCACGCGCAAGGCCCAGCGGAATCTTCGTACTACCCGCTCAAGCCCGGCACCAAGTGGACCTATGTCGTGCAAGGCACCACCATCGTCATGAAGGTGGAAAAGCTGGAAAAGATTGGCGAAACCATGTGCGCCAAGATTGATACGATCATTAATGAAAAGTCGGTGGCCAACGAGCATGTCGCGGTTGCCGCCGATGGCATCTATCGTCACGCGATCAACGGCATGGTGCCCGCATCGCCGGTGAAGTTCTTCGCGCTGCCGGTCAAGGTCGATGGCGGCGATAGCTGGACGGTTGACACCAAGATCAAAGACAAGGCCGTGAAGGGCAAGTTCGTCACCAAGAAGGAAAAGGTGAAGGTGCCCGCCGGCGAATACGATGCGATCCAAGTCGATGGCGCGGATTTTGAAATCGACGGCCAAAAGACCAGCGTCAAATTCTGGTTCGCCGACAAGGTTGGCATCGTCAAGCTGAGCTTTTCGCTGGGCGGAATGGACGCCACGCTGGAACTGGAAAAGTTCGAAGCCGCCAAGTAAGTCGATCGTCGACCAACTTGCGAATCCTGCCACCGCATGGGCCGATCGAGCCATTCGATCGCTTCCCATGCGGTGTTTCACGTTTCACTCGGGGCCAGTTGCGGATTCCGCCATTGACCGCCGGACACAACGACGCTATGAGCGGCCGCCATTCGATGCGTGGGAATCGGTTCATGGATTGAACAGGAGAAATCACCATGGCCCTTGCGACTTGGCGTCGGCGTTGGACCGCTCGCATGCTGCTGGCGGGATTGATTGGCTGCACGAGTGTTGGCTGCGGCGGGGCACCAACCCCACCACCGGCCGAAGGCGGGACTACCCCGGCTTCCACCAGCGGCGGCAGTGCGGCCACCCCGGCCAATCCGTCCACCACCCCGGCTGTGGCCAATGCCACGCCTGCAGGCACTCCGGCGGCATCTCCGACCGAAGGCACCGAAAACGT
This DNA window, taken from Tuwongella immobilis, encodes the following:
- a CDS encoding NPCBM/NEW2 domain-containing protein, with the protein product MQNSVGWTMALAMMLGGFGMALGQPTAANPSGGSDARTDGRPVVRIVYFVPTDRKPEPDYQARIDRMMTHVQAFYRNGMNQNGYGQRTFELDRDAKGALRIHSVQAKGPMRNYGRNDASKVRAEVKDALAKQGVNIDQETIVIFQLLLEWNGKKATEIGPFVGGGGPRSGTAWVYDDVRLDPRFLSSKQPGGYYQGYCTLGKFNTEYIGGLAHELGHALGLPHDRQQDRDGARFGASLMGSGNHAYGENLRGEGKGAFLSPASALPLSRHPLFTGKPMPAKPITGRITDLVAIWDGLQYVLSGKIEGGAPSVGLVAFNDPILPKGDYDAVGWIGTVNADGTFRVAVGELKPNDYELRLEFFSESGDSKAFAFRYSIAKSGKPDLRPFEDTIAFQRANAAFLARDAKQLSEMVTGLKQKYPANDPVIQKAEHLQRLLKPSAPVPLDRIPNTAKQTAVADLQFESARVGYGNAARNQVIRAGDSPITLEVGGKFFDSGLFAHAPAQHQLRLNGTWTRFTTQYGLQDGHDGSVVFVIKGDGRELFRSMAVRDHVVREISVDLSNVKRLELIVEDAGDGAGSDWGVWLNPQLQR
- a CDS encoding DUF1549 and DUF1553 domain-containing protein; translated protein: MFRFVLGLLLICSAAVRAETPAAAPVPSAALPTTPPTKLQVFPAEITLDGPRAEQRLIVLGEFANGVKRDLSEVVSVRLANPALAEFRDGTLLPKQDGQTTVTIQFGGISQTLPMTVVRSQADLPVDFIREIEPILTKSGCNGGGCHGAALGRGGFRLSLFGFDPAFDHAQIVQSAEGRRIVLEDAERSILLAKPALQMEHGGGEKLKLNGRDYVRLRQWLEDGAPEPIALPAKEKGKPAEELTVKELLPFPASRVMVPGETQQLAITAVWNDGRREDVTAVAQFDALNESVAAVTSMGRITAKSTGESAVMVRFGGQAAIVTVSLPFARLREYPQLPRNNFVDDRLIAKWRDLGLTPSPLANDETFLRRMYLDVLGRLPTPEEIRAFLADSSPEKRAKAIDAALDKPEFVDFWSLKWGDLLRINRDALTEKGMWSFHNWVRSQMRDGVTVDAFVRDIITAEGSTYTDGPANFYRTGRNPEEWAESVAQVFMGVRMQCAKCHHHPFEKWSQDDYYGLTAFFARLSTKNSTEFGIFGRESVIFIRDFGEVSHPRKKGFVAPRPLDGPAMDDDLDRRRKLADWLTTPENPFFARNLVNRFWGYLMGRGLVEPLDDMRQTNPACNPELLDALAADFARSGYQLKHILRTILNSRAYQLDSHTTPGNAADALNTHFARAHVKRLTAEQLADALDFATGTQEKYTGLPLGTKAVQLPDSRVQSYIMDVFGRPARQVVCECERTTQPNIAQALHLMNGDFLNNKIARSTGRVESLAKARIPAPLAIQELYLVTLSRLPRPDEVAKAQGWIANAPTPREGLQDLLWALLNSKEFLFNH
- a CDS encoding c-type cytochrome domain-containing protein; amino-acid sequence: MRIWGSWLLALAVVAPGFGAEPTYWGEIRPLLRKHCTVCHSERHRDDFDVSAGLVLDTPEAIRAGGQSGKVPVVTPGKGASSLLVTILREKNPKRRMPLDADPLSDADADLLRRWIDAGLPLGTPPAVTAMATPGTTPRRLRKRDVTFTTKMPVPKKLAPTPAMLAMKLPIGPLAPVTAVNFSIDGKRLAVGSYGRVVIWDTTTGQPIQTLTNLLGAVNDLRFSPDGTLLAIAGGQPSARGEIRLVSTADWKPKGTLGGHLDTVAAVAFHPKGAQLASVSFDRTVRLWDLATMQVQRVMKDHSDSVHAVAYDPQGTVLVTASKDRTLRLWDLTTGKSKLTLSGMEQDVLAVTVSGDGQRIFSSGMEPQMHVWNAQTGERIGKVAGHSISVDEIARSATAEVIASVGADQTLRLWNPKTGAATKSIPLESRAYAVGVSPDGTLAAVGGVDGTVRLVKLAESRVLLTLVMVPAAEKLGWLSWTPEGYIAADEPVWGQVTWLAGSTAVAGESLGYLRSPERLRDAWQGKPVKAP
- a CDS encoding DUF3108 domain-containing protein, with protein sequence MMRLMMGLACLGLMTLISTTHAQGPAESSYYPLKPGTKWTYVVQGTTIVMKVEKLEKIGETMCAKIDTIINEKSVANEHVAVAADGIYRHAINGMVPASPVKFFALPVKVDGGDSWTVDTKIKDKAVKGKFVTKKEKVKVPAGEYDAIQVDGADFEIDGQKTSVKFWFADKVGIVKLSFSLGGMDATLELEKFEAAK